A genomic segment from Cryptococcus gattii WM276 chromosome J, complete sequence encodes:
- a CDS encoding nucleolus protein, putative (Similar to TIGR gene model, INSD accession AAW43061.1) — MAPKRKWQEGQEDTLPTIVRAKPGTKAFASGKSVKDALAIGSPQAFVSFRQQIVTPHSELPLAINHPTVVILQHYLDISPTCDEIFRAWHVGEQTKSEQQVHAAVELLCEIIQVLTPVPFFRSTVIGLVNKVISPSEPYHGYINHLIQSGKRDDVYHGLLLAAVSMSVDLLSASSTSGRLGMKLWNTLVEGGAVRTFGKQMGMRRRNKEGMVGYGNRDPLDKPDIRHLILRIILPLLPSPSFQPHARTILPPLYSNLAADPPITVLRILTALWAAISSPSPGLNRRVSLVLFQERSIEALWGQLGRDEVEETSGKKVGELVRAFLGGITATPGKGVCFPDEGWYPRRTDDSKEGENKVGVGVDTWKKGLHNRILGNVVRKVGNKVVDDEGIVGEWMIELFKACPELISGYWAHSALSLEPRLNARWMATMSYVGRIISLPVPPLQTFRQPAPAGTDPSLSPFRTEPPLVSTIVESVLPAPFTKAHLMKGLQHTEGIVQHMTAVTFSRALTKLGQVQGLFSSIESELYPDGQPDNPWARRLRELEMEIRKRLPELAIIVAFAQKSAQLAPAEPDPDSEEDRALVTKSAMLTELALRIFSLCNKTLPSMASELKFDVGRLLVSSSSAKQEKKEKQLAREGSVIGDDAQSVKSIGTVGSRGTIGMRGGFGQSRGEVEGFEALSQIHVLELLGEVRDWNWSVKAAGSQYTYLYHILLLHLSTPQSVTYSKTTALLSHLLLPTLLFEHDPQELPIWLDAMPKRIREAGPMLFAQQIQLLAFLDDCFRRCLKTPYRYIEDTLALSPYSTPDLQSNSKEMVSPIMVTILEQLSAKLMGQLISTEAACIIVNYLRRVILGLVGKQRELNWLLAVLNRLEECVKKAKEAGQERKGLEECVKVIRGDFDVIRGKSEPADRQDPSLPQLLDHREWSSSSFEYQALSISRPSILSSLISLLQRKNASVLLNVNFLIHLNILQPSSTSVIKNQDSTQAVLTLFAESFENVEGSSTWQDQIKRNVFSDSGSRKLLLSEDGHKFRDSLNTLIRYLTFGKSTDEEIAQGFVEDCVELLDNDKKGKKLDQNLNILAPWVRFLTPSQASQICQTLFHYKNPVLSSHSFLLSDIITSTRSPAFAIAHLEKVGELGVVGAVIRLMDDAVKDTKSSGELISLKVKRETIQQLLKLASNESFSLLIRLVQSNSSAAQATSSLLQEDEDLVSDGRLLPVVEVLLALRLNVGKASTIGGVALKTLFSQQDEMVGDAAMEILTHFAETASNDIVEILSAVQLPSFNSTFIRFMERLAPICNTKTELLESVCHLIGLGLQYAVRLCSDLGDITGESAAALKSLEQAVEVVGQDRLKLQVAWVEPVITAVIQDRLEVAEAVGLATLLAHRVELKASFLRQQLQAIYASAAYTRSTTSSCPPQLRLNFIRLLHTLFASSTYVSCQPPFIEPLVLLYRGTTSEADRRVLHMLQLFEGYRKISIASVMRFWNANGILSIGGKSLDVLTSLDPQKVFATCQAYPLRRQLRGWGKVATDPEEGEGLYDPVFVMGLFIASMHEGMRGLDWVEVLRSNVLGLTVCGLSSRNKEVRNVASYALAKTMSLIETTGFFERAQLTYTLRLLRHALPTSTSRLPVLSTLFFAYALRSLANPSHFFYPLSSRFLLQRSVFDSEDTPLLYGTLYANEEGWKRERSWMVRYLKEGVRSEADWRVIRRRKVWSLMATLFIESLDPVFRRSILQTMSSILLIPAAASSLVLRDGLFVWLDMQWTTISAFHSSLPISSKSGVKGQRAQAWEKEEKNLLLEIAERACKTIASVEKERVKEGKDLRGWVTQTKAFLKTVLSDANNEKLEAASNILYSISQISVDTNITQLLPLFVNKLSSTEPAAQALRNIIFCLFAAGLNVKPADIRETDSLAKALGEVRWRVEQGGGGDNLRDWIRRERQLIELGV, encoded by the exons TTCCGCGTCTTCGACATCAGGGAGACTCGGTATGAAGCTTTGGAACACTCTTGTAGAAGGAGGCGCTGTTAGGACTTTTGGAAAGCAGATGGGTATGAGAAGACGGAACAAGGAGGGTATGGTCGGATATGGCAACCGAGACCCACTTGACAAACCAGATATTCGTCACCTCATCCTCCGAATCATCCTCCCTCTTTTGCCTTCACCTTCCTTCCAGCCTCACGCCAGAACCATTCTCCCTCCACTATACTCCAATCTTGCCGCCGATCCTCCTATAACTGTCCTCCGTATCTTGACCGCCCTCTGGGCAGCAAtctcttccccttcacCTGGATTAAACCGACGAGTTAGTTTGGTCCTCTTCCAAGAAAGAAGCATAGAAGCACTTTGGGGCCAATTGGGAAGGGATGAAGTGGAAGAGACAAGTGGTAAAAAAGTCGGCGAGTTGGTGCGGGCTTTTCTCGGAGGTATCACCGCCACCCCAGGAAAAGGTGTGTGCTTCCCTGATGAAGGATGGTACCCTCGTCGGACGGATGACTCCAAGGAAGGTGAGAATAAGGTCGGGGTTGGAGTAGATACCTGGAAAAAGGGGTTACATAACAGGATTCTAGGAAACGTGGTGCGAAAGGTGGGGAACAAAGTGGTCGACGATGAAGGAATTGTGGGCGAGTGGATGATTGAACTATTCAAAGCTTGTCCTGAGCTCATCTCTGG GTACTGGGCACACTCTGCATTGTCTCTAGAACCTCGTCTCAATGCTCGATGGATGGCGACCATGTCTTACGTCGGTCGTATCATCTCCCTTCCCGTACCTCCCCTTCAGACTTTTCGACAGCCCGCTCCTGCCGGTACCGATCCATCCCTTTCGCCTTTCCGAACCGAACCCCCTCTAGTGTCAACTATCGTCGAAAGTGTCTTACCTGCACCCTTTACAAAAGCCCACTTGATGAAAGGTCTCCAACACACTGAAGGGATAGTTCAACATATGACCGCTGTCACCTTTTCTCGTGCCCTTACGAAACTCGGCCAAGTCCAGGGACTGTTTTCGTCCATTGAATCAGAGCTCTATCCTGATGGGCAACCTGATAACCCATGGGCAAGAAGGCTGAGAGAGCTCGAGATGGAAATAAGAAAACGTTTACCAGAGCTAGCGATCATCGTTGCATTCGCTCAAAAGTCGGCGCAACTTGCACCGGCAGAGCCGGATCCTGACAGCGAAGAAGATCGAGCTCTTGTTACAAAGTCTGCGATGCTCACTGAGCTGGCACTTCGTATCTTCTCTTTGTGCAACAAAACCCTCCCCTCGATGGCTTCTGAGCTCAAGTTTGATGTCGGTCGTCTCCttgtctcttcttcgaGTGCGaagcaagagaagaaggagaaacAGCTGGCGAGAGAAGGAAGTGTCATTGGTGATGACGCGCAAAGTGTGAAATCCATTGGTACTGTGGGCAGTAGAGGAACTATTGGTATGCGAGGAGGTTTCGGTCAGTCAAGAGGAGAGGTGGAAGGCTTTGAAGCTCTCAGTCAAATCCACGTGCTTGAGTTGTTAGGCGAGGTCAGAGATTGGAATTGGAGCGTTAAAGCTG CTGGATCTCAATACACTTACCTCTACcacatcctccttcttcacctctCTACCCCTCAATCGGTGACCTACTCTAAAACAACCGCTCTTCTCTCCCACCTCTTACTACCTACCCTCTTGTTTGAACATGACCCTCAGGAGCTCCCTATTTGGCTGGATGCGATGCCTAAGAGGATCAGAGAAGCTGGACCTATGTTGTTCGCTCAGCAGATTCAGCTTTTGGCTTTCTTGGATGATTGCTTTAGGAGATGTTTGAAGACGCCTTATCGATACATTGAAGACACCCTCGCTCTCTCCCCTTATTCAACCCCTGATCTCCAAAGCAATTCTAAGGAAATGGTTAGCCCGATTATGGTGACCATTCTTGAGCAGCTCTCTGCGAAGCTTATGGGTCAGCTCATTTCCACGGAAGCTGCCTGCATCATTGTCAACTACCTCCGTCGAGTGATTTTGGGTTTGGTGGGCAAGCAGCGAGAGTTAAATTGGTTATTGGCTGTGTTGAACAGGTTAGAAGAATGTGtgaagaaggcgaaggaGGCTGggcaagagagaaaaggTTTGGAGGAATGTGTTAAAGTGATAAGGGGGGATTTCGACGTGATAAGGGGGAAATCCGAACCTGCCGACC GGCAGgatccttctcttcctcaactTCTTGATCACCGTGAATGGTCATCGTCCTCATTCGAGTACCAAGCACTTTCCATCTCTCGACCATCAATATTGTCATCCTTAatttctcttcttcaaaggAAGAATGCTTCTGTCCTCCTTAATGTCAATTTTCTCATTCACCTCAACATTCTCCAGCCGTCGTCTACTTCTGTTATCAAAAACCAGGATAGCACCCAGGCCGTGCTGACTCTCTTCGCTGAGTCTTTCGAGAACGTGGAAGGTTCAAGCACGTGGCAAGATCAAATCAAGAGGAATGTGTTTAGTGACTCTGGTTCCAGAAAGTTATTGCTTAGCGAAGATGGTCACAAGTTTAGGGATA GCCTGAATACTCTTATTAGATACTTGACCTTTGGAAAGTCGACAGATGAGGAGATCGCTCAAGGGTTTGTCGAAGATTGTGTGGAATTGCTCGACAACGAcaagaaagggaagaaatTAGATCAA AATCTCAACATATTAGCTCCCTGGGTCCGGTTCCTTACCCCTTCTCAAGCGTCTCAAATATGCCAAACCCTCTTCCATTACAAGAACCCTGTCCTTTCTTCGCATTCCTTTTTGCTCTCGGACATCATCACATCAACTAGATCACCTGCATTTGCGATTGCGCATTTGGAAAAAGTGGGAGAGCTGGGAGTTGTAGGTGCAGTAATTAGACTCATGGACGACGCCGTAAAGGACACGAAGTCTAGCGGAGAGTTGATTAGCCTCAAGGTCAAGCGCGAGACAATCCAACAGCTTCTCAAACTTGCTAGCAACGAGTCCTTCTCTTTACTGATCAGACTGGTCCAGTCCAATTCTTCTGCGGCACAGGCAACTTCCTCCCTCTTGCAGGAAGACGAAGATTTAGTCAGTGACGGAAGGTTATTGCCGGTGGTTGAGGTTCTTTTGGCTTTGAGACTTAATGTCGGGAAGGCCAGCACCATTGGTGGTGTCGCTTTGAAGACGCTCTTTTCCCAACAGGACGAAATGGTCGGGGACGCAGCAATGGAGATATTGACCCACTTTGCTGAAACTGCGTCCAATGATATCGTTGAAATCCTCTCTGCGGTTCAATTGCCCTCTTTCAATTCCACCTTCATACGATTTATGGAACGTCTTGCTCCTATATGCAACACGAAAACTGAGCTGCTGGAAAGTGTTTGTCATTTGATTGGTTTGGGATTGCAATATGCTGTCAGACTCTGTTCTGATCTTGGAGACATAACTGGAGAAAGCGCCGCAGCTTTGAAGAGTCTCG AACAAGCAGTCGAAGTCGTTGGTCAGGATCGACTCAAGTTGCAAGTTGCGTGGGTTGAACCTGTCATCACAGCTGTTATTCAAGACAGGTTAGAAGTCGCCGAAGCTGTCGGTCTTGCCACGCTCCTTGCTCACCGTGTCGAATTGAAG GCAAGTTTCCTTCGACAACAACTCCAAGCCATCTACGCTTCCGCCGCCTACACCCGCAGCACCACCAGCTCTTGCCCACCCCAACTTCGGCTCAATTTTATTCGTCTTCTCCACACACTTTTTGCTTCATCGACCTATGTGTCTTGTCAACCTCCATTTATCGAACCCCTCGTCCTACTATACCGCGGCACTACTTCCGAAGCGGATAGGCGAGTGTTGCACATGTTGCAGTTATTTGAAGGCTACAGGAAGATTTCAATTGCTAGCGTTATGAGGTTTTGGAACGCGAATGGAATACTTAGCATCGGAGGCAAATCCTTGGATGTCTTGACAAGTTTAGACCCTCAAAAGGTGTTTGCAACCTGTCAAGCATACCCTCTTCGTCGACAGCTCCGTGGATGGGGCAAGGTCGCAACTGACCCTGAGGAAGGCGAGGGATTGTATGATCCTGTCTTCGTCATGGGTCTCTTCATTGCTTCTATGCATGAAGGCATGAGAGGCTTGGACTGGGTCGAAGTATTGAGAAGCAATGTTCTAGGTTTGACAGTCTGCGGGCTGTCGTCGAGGAACAAAGAAGTAAGAAATGTAGCTTCGTACGCTTTGGCCAAGACGATGAGTCTCATTGAG ACCACTGGTTTTTTTGAACGAGCGCAACTCACTTATACCCTTCGTCTTCTCCGACATGCCCTTCCTACTTCAACATCTCGTCTACCAGTACTCTCCAcactcttcttcgcctACGCCCTTCGGTCTCTTGCGAACCCTTCTCATTTCTTCTATCCATTGTCCTCTCGTTTTCTGTTGCAGAGATCCGTCTTTGACAGCGAAGATACCCCACTGCTTTATGGGACGCTCTACGCCAACGAAGAAGggtggaagagggaaagaagtTGGATGGTTAGGTATTTGAAGGAAGGTGTTAGAAGTGAAGCA GATTGGAGAGTCATCAGACGAAGAAAAGTATGGTCATTGATGGCTACGTTGTTCATTGAATCACTTGACCCTGTTTTCCGTCGGTCAATTTTGCAG ACCATGTCGAGCATTCTTCTCATCCCTGCCGCCGCTTCGTCGCTCGTTCTACGTGACGGTCTCTTCGTTTGGTTGGACATGCAATGGACTACAATCTCTGCATTTCACTCTTCACTTCCAATATCCTCCAAGTCGGGTGTCAAAGGCCAACGCGCGCAAGCttgggagaaggaggagaagaatTTGCTTTTGGAAATCGCAGAAAGGGCGTGTAAGACCATTGCTTCGGTTGAAAAGGAGCGAGTAAAAGAGGGCAAGGATCTGAGAGGCTGGGTGACGCAAACGAAGGCGTTCTTGAAAACTGTCTTAAGTG ACGCAAATAACGAGAAACTGGAGGCCGCATCGAACATCCTTTACAGTATATCCCAAATTTCTGTCGATACCAATATTACTCAACTTTTGCCGCTCTTTGTGAACAAGCTGTCATCAACCGAACCTGCGGCGCAGGCGCTCCGGaacatcatcttctgccTCTTCGCTGCCGGCTTGAATGTCAAGCCAGCTGATATTCGTGAAACAGATAGTCTGGCCAAGGCATTGGGCGAGGTGAGATGGCGCGTCGAGCAGGGTGGTGGGGGTGATAATTTGAGAGATTGGATTCGAAGAGAGAGACAGTTGATAGAACTGGGTGTTTGA
- a CDS encoding MFS transporter, putative (Similar to TIGR gene model, XP_570319.1), whose translation MNGRETKSSSTSPPTTIQPPTTQNESQEVILDTEKVASGEGGCRRVESEQTLCDKSGAVSPKTENCFPYSQKPSGGLREHDIEGDSGRQSLGEDEQEQLSTTAHAREASSDIFHCQLSQPQAMDVELGSEPEREAVQWIDRHSSFFRLCFITCCCATQLIVQGQLGLTMIPLHYIGDYLGTTENGQLSWMVASYGLTIGMFLVASGRLGDLYGPKLMWTLGFIIMISANLGTGFCKNPIPFDICRALAGVGSAMSLPNALAILGRTYPPGKIRNITFAILGALAPAGYCIGGGVASLFAQFVDVRWIWCAIFIAAFLAIGLYILPPDENLPSRSERHFDVPGAVLLALALGLFNFCWNQASVVGWETVYVYVLLIVSIFTFLAFFLWERRIGKKALIPLEVLTRKNLLVYLCLWLGWMSYGIFLLYTILFIHDIRGYTLPLTITAQTSPFFFGGIVAALSVPFLIHRLPGHVIFFTAMCAFMIGNILAATAPVGGIYWGNTFFSILIGVFGADLSFPTGQLIVSNSVDVEFQGIAAGVVSMITNYSQSIGLGLAGTIERYVRGPGNLSRSDLLYGYRVSFYFAIALSALAVIIVGLFVRMPTEGKRLDDEREKAEH comes from the exons ATGAATGGACGAGAGACGAAATCGTCATCAACTTCCCCACCAACGACAATACAGCCGCCGACCACGCAGAATGAGTCACAAGAAGTTATCCTGGATACTGAGAAAGTAGCCTCAGGTGAGGGCGGATGCAGGCGAGTTGAGTCTGAGCAGACACTGTGCGATAAGTCGGGGGCAGTTTCACCGAAAACCGAAAACTGCTTTCCGTACTCTCAAAAGCCTTCAGGAGGTTTAAGAGAGCATGATATCGAGGGGGATTCTGGCCGACAGTCTTTGGGGGAGGATGAGCAAGAACAGCTATCGACCACTGCGCATGCCAGGGAAGCATCTTCGGACATCTTTCACTGTCAATTATCTCAACCTCAAGCAATGGATGTCGAATTGGGTTCTGAGCCAGAAAGGGAGGCTGTTCAATGGATCGACCGCCACTCTTCGTTTTTCAGACTCTGCTTCATCACATGTTGCTGTGCTACCCAACTGATCGTCCAGGGACAGCTGGGGCTGACTATGATCCCTCTTCACTATATTGGTGACTATTTAGGGACGACTGAAAATGGGCAGTTGAGTTGGATGGTTGCTAGCTATGG ATTGACTATCGGGATGTTTCTTGTCGCTTCTGGTAGATTAGGGGATTTATA TGGCCCAAAACTCATGTGGACACTTggcttcatcatcatgaTATCGGCCAACCTTGGCACAGGTTTTTGCAAGAACCCCATCCCATTCGATATCTGCCGAGCTCTAGCAGGTGTTGGCTCTGCCATGAGCT TACCCAATGCCCTTGCGATCCTCGGGAGGACTTATCCTCCTGGCAAGATCCGCAACATTACTTTTGCTATCCTCGGTGCACTTGCACCTGCAGGATATTGTATCGGCGGCGGTGTGGCTTCTCTCTTTGCCCAATTTGTCGACGTGCGATGGATTTGGTG TGCAATATTCATAGCGGCTTTCCTCGCCATCGGATTGTACATTCTCCCTCCTGATGAAAATCTACCCTCTCGGTCTGAACGCCACTTTGACGTACCCGGTGCAGTACTACTTGCGCTTGCTCTGGGGTTATTTAACTTTTGCTGGAATCAAGCGTCGGTGGTTGGCTGGGAGACTGTATATGTTTATGTCTTGCTGATTGTATCGATCTTTACTTTTCTCGCGTTCTTTTTATGGGAGAGGCGTATTGGGAAAAAAGCCTTAATTCCGCTGGAGGTTCTGACAAGGAAGAATCTGCTGGTATATCTCTGTTTATGGCTTGGCTGGATGAGCTATGGTATTTTCCTGCTATATACTATTTTGTT CATCCATGACATCCGGGGCTATACCTTACCTCTGACAATAACGGCCCAAACATCCCCTTTTTTCTTTGGTGGTATAGTAGCAGCTTTGTCCGTACCTTTTCTCATTCATCGTTTACCGGGGCATGTCATCTTCTTTACCGCGATGTGTGCGTTCATGATCGGTAACATTCTCGCCGCAACAGCTCCGGTGGGCGGTATCTACTGGGGAAATACCTTTTTCAGTATCCTTATAGGAGTATTTGGCGCAG ATTTGAGCTTTCCAACTGGTCAGTTGATTGTTAGTAACTCGGTAGATGTCGAATTCCAGGGGATCGCAGCCGGCGTGGTCAGCATGATTACCAACTATTC TCAATCGATAGGACTTGGACTGGCTGGGACTATTGAACGCTACGTTCGTGGTCCCGGCAATCTTTCCCGATCAGATTTGTTGTATGGTTATCGAGTATCATTCTACTTTGCAATAGCATTGTCGGCGTTGGCTGTTATCATTGTAGGGCTGTTTGTGCGTATGCCCACTGAAGGCAAGCGTTTAGATgatgagagagagaaggCGGAACACTGA
- a CDS encoding aflatoxin efflux pump AFLT, putative (Similar to TIGR gene model, INSD accession AAW43014.1~Hypothetical transport protein YKR105C) codes for MAPSESPAMVSPTTTISVDGDHEKRFSAEEDPLPTASAPIASSAVALAPNDPSGVQGNGGKTPPKGHSGFTAPLEIPKWRFMAIFASLMISIFLFALDQLIVATAIPRITAEFNSLTQLSWLTSGFFLTLLSFNLLYSQLMNIFPSKHVIIFAVFIFEMGSLVCGVAPTMNVLIFGRALAGAGAAGIFSGGMVIVAELTPLHSRAQYFALFGVCFAIASVIGPLIGGAFADHVSWRWCFYINLPLGGVAIACLIFFQPSRPPLGRADSYKGYSKAMLKQLLMCDWVGVVLSMGFAVCFILATQWGGVTKSWGSAPVVVTLVLAGVLPIVFCLYEYFIKESISYFRIRLFKRRNVAGAAIVSFCVFGIFMILVYYLSLTFQAVHGTTATSAGVKLLPLILVQVFTLILSSRIIPKIGRFKPVICVGPVFLAIASGLFYSTDYTTPIANLYGYEVILAVGIGCCLQNVMVAVQHDLKKEPWLISLGTGLVVFTGFAGRIVALSMSGSVFENMLQRHLKSMVPGITPEIISALVNDATAVWTYVPDDLREPVLIAYTKTLSQVYIIGLPLSIIALVGAFVMKNDKMATKEDEENDIAAARAAQHAEDEETGVNGVSEQGEERYRSSAEGEGSRA; via the exons ATGGCACCATCAGAATCCCCCGCTATGGTATCTCCAACGACTACAATTAGTGTAGACGGTGACCACGAGAAGAGGTTCAGTGCCGAAGAAGATCCCTTGCCGACCGCCAGTGCCCCCATTGCTTCGTCCGCCGTGGCTCTTGCACCAAATGATCCCTCAGGTGTTCAAGGAAATGGAGGCAAGACTCCTCCAAAAGGCCATTCTGGCTTTACTGCTCCACTAGAAATTCCTAAATGGAGATTCATGGCTATCTTTGCAAGTCTTATGATTTCCATCTTTTTGTTTGCATTGG ACCAACTTATCGTCGCTACCGCCATTCCTAGAATTACTGCCGAATTCAATTCTCTTACGCAATTGTCATGGCTCACCTCTGGATTCTT CCTTACACTCTTATCATTCAACCTGCTCTATTCACAATTGATGAACATCTTCCCTTCTAAACATGTCATCATTTTTGCCGTCTTTATCTTTGAAATGGGCTCATTGGTCTGTGGCGTCGCTCCTACCATGAACGTTTTGATTTTTGGTCGAGCTTTGGCAGGTGCCGGTGCGGCTGGTATCTTTAGTGGCGGCATGGTCATTGTTGCTGAGCTGACCCCTCTACATTCGAGGGCTCAGTATTTTGCACTTTTTGGTGTTTG TTTCGCCATCGCTTCAGTCATTGGCCCCCTTATCGGCGGTGCTTTTGCGGACCATGTCAGCTGGCGATGGTGTTTCTATATTAACCTGCCTCTCGGTGGTGTCGCCATCGCCTGTCTAATTTTCTTCCAGCCCAGTCGACCCCCTCTTGGTCGTGCAGATTCTTACAAAGGCTACTCCAAAGCTATGCTCAAGCAGTTGCTCATGTGTGACTGGGTTGGTGTCGTCCTTTCTATGGGTTTCGCTGTTTGCTTCATTCTCGCTACTCAATGGGGTGGAGTCACCAAGAGCTGGGGTTCTGCGCCTGTGGTCGTCACTTTGGTGTTGGCTGGTGTTCTCCCCATTGTGTTCTGTCTCTATGAGTATTTCATCAAAGAGAGCATCTCCTACTTTAGGATTAGATTGTTCAAACGACGGAATGTTGC CGGTGCGGCCATCGTCTCTTTCTGTGTCTTTGGTATCTTCATGATCCTCGTCTACTATCTCTC CCTCACTTTCCAAGCCGTCCACGGGACTACCGCCACCTCTGCAGGTGTCAAGCTTCTACCCCTTATCCTTGTCCAAGTCTTTACTCTTATTCTCAGTTCGCGAATCATCCCCAAGATCGGCCGATTCAAGCCCGTAATTTGTGTCGGTCCCGTTTTCCTCGCCATTGCGTCCGGTCTTTTCTACAGTACCGACTATACTACTCCTATTGCCAACTTGTATGGTTACGAGGTCATCCTTGCTGTCGGTATTGGATGCTGCTTGCAGAATGTCATGGTTGCTGTTCAACATGATCTGAAGAAAGAACCTTGGTTGATCTCTCTCGGTACCGGTTTGGTCGTGTTTA CTGGATTTGCCGGCCGAATCGTTGCCCTCTCAATGTCCGGTAGCGTATTCGAAAACATGCTCCAACGCCACCTAAAATCCATGGTCCCTGGTATCACTCCAGAAATCATATCCGCCCTTGTCAACGACGCCACCGCCGTCTGGACTTATGTCCCCGACGACCTTCGGGAGCCCGTGTTGATAGCGTACACAAAGACCCTCTCCCAAGTGTACATCATCGGGTTGCCTTTGTCTATCATCGCGCTTGTCGGCGCATTCGTGATGAAGAACGATAAGATGGCGAccaaggaagatgaggagaatGATATTGCCGCTGCAAGGGCTGCTCAACATgcagaggatgaggaaaCTGGCGTAAATGGTGTGAGTGAACAAGGTGAGGAACGGTATAGAAGTAGTGCAGAAGGTGAAGGCAGCAGGGCCTGA